In the genome of Raphanus sativus cultivar WK10039 chromosome 4, ASM80110v3, whole genome shotgun sequence, one region contains:
- the LOC108853622 gene encoding protein CHROMATIN REMODELING 8-like: MEEEEDRFLLSSLGVTSANPADIEQTILDEATKKLDIDGSVEERSIQLEGGNVLPSSHIEILNKLRAVKFEIDAVASTVEQAEEEEGDDAAVQSGSVLQNALAKDRLRSLRKRKNELEKELSGLHGQSGASGGGADDRSDILRDLVKGEPSLKRKLKEIRKPSKREGKKVRVVSFHEDTDFDAVFDAASAGFVETERDELVRKGILTPFHKLEGFERRLQQPGPSNSRNLPEGEDKNDENEDSSSIDRAVQSMSLAAKARPTTKLLDAQDLPKLEPTPVPFRRLRKLYKTNDSSDSDAKRSKAGKSKKKRPLPKRKWTKRISHEDSSLQENEDERRISTTSSCEEEELDDLDDVDDDETSSVPLEGGLNIPERIFNKLFDYQRVGVQWLWELHCQKAGGIIGDEMGLGKTVQVLSFLGSLHFSKMYKPSIVICPVTLLRQWRREARTWYPDFHVEILHDSAKDSNGKGRANASESDYDSEGSVESDHEQKSKNTKKWSSLINRVLKSDSGLLITTYEQLRLHGEKLLNIEWGYAVLDEGHRIRNPNAEITLVCKQLQTVHRIIMTGAPIQNKLTELWSLFDFVFPGKLGVLPVFEAEFSVPITVGGYANASPLQVSTAYRCAVVLRDLIMPYLLRRMKADVNAHLTKKTEHVLFCSLTVEQRSTYRAFLASSEVEDIFDGNKNSLYGIDVMRKICNHPDLLEREHSHQNPDYGNPERSGKMKVVAEVLKVWKQQGHRVLLFSQTQQMLDILESFLAANEYSYRRMDGLTPVKQRMALIDEFNNSDDVFVFVLTTKVGGLGTNLTGANRVIIFDPDWNPSNDMQARERAWRIGQKKDVTVYRLITRGTIEEKVYHRQIYKHFLTNRILKNPQQKRFFKARDMKDLFILNDDGDSNASTETSNIFSQLSEDINIVGAQTESTTDTTTQLDIHDAADEVSGEKDAETTDRNGEPVDEETNILKSLFDAHGIHSAVNHDAIINANDEEEKMRLEHQASQVAQRAAEALRQSRMLRSRESISVPTWTGRSGCAGAPSSVRRRFGSTVNSRLTTADKSSAVKNGISAGLSSGKAPSSAELLSKIRGNREQAIGVALEHTQTPNPSSSSLQPEVLIRQICSFVQRRGGSTDTSSIVNHFSDRVPAKDVPLFKSLLKEIATLRKDPNGSVWVLKSEYKD, encoded by the exons atggaggaagaagaggacAGGTTTTTGTTGAGTAGCTTAGGGGTGACATCGGCGAATCCTGCAGATATCGAGCAGACGATTCTCGATGAG GCGACAAAGAAGCTTGATATCGATGGGAGTGTGGAGGAGAGGTCTATACAGCTGGAAGGAGGCAATGTCCTTCCGTCAAGCCATATCGAGATTTTGAATAAACTGAGGGCTGTGAAGTTTGAAATAGATGCTGTTGCATCGACCGTTGAGCAAgccgaggaggaggagggtgaTGATGCAGCGGTGCAGAGTGGTTCTGTACTTCAGAATGCTCTTGCTAAAGACCGTCTTAGAAGCCTTAGGAAGAGGAAAAATGAACTCGAAAAGGAGCTCTCTGGTTTACATGGTCAAAGCGGTGCTTCTGGTGGTGGTGCTGATGATCGGAGTGATATACTGCGGGATCTGGTGAAGGGAGAGCCTAGTCTGAAGAGGAAATTGAAAGAGATTCGGAAACCAAGCAAGAGAGAAGGGAAGAAGGTGAGAGTAGTGTCGTTTCATGAGGATACGGATTTTGATGCCGTTTTCGATGCTGCTTCTGCAGGTTTTGTTGAAACG GAAAGAGATGAATTGGTTAGAAAAGGAATTTTAACGCCTTTTCACAAGCTCGAGGGTTTTGAACGCCGACTTCAACAACCTGGACCTTCAAACTCGCGCAACCTACCTGAAGGAGAAGACAAAAATGACGAAAATGAGGACTCCAGCAGTATCGATAGAGCTGTCCAATCAATGTCACTGGCTGCAAAAGCTCGCCCAACAACCAAGCTACTTGATGCACAGGACTTGCCAAAGCTTGAACCGACCCCTGTTCCTTTTAGAAGGCTAAGAAAGCTTTACAAGACTAATGATTCTTCGGATAGTGATGCAAAGCGAAGTAAAGCTGGGAAGAGCAAAAAGAAGCGGCCTTTGCCTAAAAGGAAATGGACAAAGCGGATTTCTCACGAAGACTCTAGTCTTCAAGAAAATG AAGATGAACGGAGAATCTCGACCACGTccagttgtgaggaagaagagctAGATGATCTTGATGACGTGGACGACGACGAGACATCCTCTGTACCGCTTGAGGGTGGATTAAACATTCCTGAACGTATATTTAATAAACTTTTTGATTACCAAAGAGTTGGAGTGCAGTGGCTCTGGGAACTTCATTGCCAAAAGGCTGGTGGCATTATCGGGGACGAGATGGGTCTTGGTAAGACTGTTCAGGTCTTATCTTTTCTCGGATCCTTGCATTTCAGCAAGATGTACAAGCCGAGTATTGTCATATGTCCTGTCACACTCTTGCGTCAGTGGAGAAGGGAAGCACGGACATGGTACCCGGATTTTCACGTGGAAATACTCCATGACTCGGCAAAAGATTCAAATGGAAAAGGACGAGCCAATGCCTCTGAAAGTGATTATGATAGTGAAGGTTCAGTCGAGAGTGATCATGAGCAAAAGTCTAAGAACACCAAGAAATGGAGTTCTTTGATTAACCGGGTTCTAAAATCTGACTCGGGGCTACTCATCACCACATATGAGCAATTGAGGCTGCATGGTGAGAAGCTGCTCAATATTGAGTGGGGTTATGCAGTACTGGACGAAGGCCATCGTATCCGGAACCCAAATGCTGAAATTACTTTGGTGTGCAAACAGTTGCAGACCGTCCATCGAATTATTATGACTGGGGCACCAATCCAGAATAAACTGACAGAACTCTGGTCCTTGTTCGATTTTGTTTTCCCGGGAAAACTGGGCGTCCTACCCGTCTTTGAGGCTGAGTTTTCTGTTCCCATAACTGTGGGTGGCTACGCCAATGCGTCTCCACTGCAAGTGTCAACAGCCTACAG ATGTGCAGTTGTTCTTCGTGATCTGATCATGCCATACCTCCTCCGCCGGATGAAGGCTGATGTGAACGCACATCTCACAAAGAAGACTGAACATGTTCTCTTCTGCAGCCTCACTGTGGAGCAGCGATCTACCTACAGGGCGTTCCTTGCGAGCTCAGAGGTAGAAGATATTTTTGATGGCAACAAGAATTCTCTGTATGGGATTGATGTGATGCGTAAGATATGCAACCACCCTGATCTACTCGAGAGAGAACACTCTCACCAGAACCCAGATTACGGGAATCCAGAACGCAGTGGGAAGATGAAGGTTGTTGCGGAAGTTCTCAAGGTCTGGAAACAGCAAGGACACCGTGTACTTCTCTTTTCACAGACACAACAAATGCTCGACATCCTCGAGAGCTTCTTGGCAGCAAACGAGTATAGTTACCGGAGGATGGATGGTCTTACGCCAGTGAAACAGAGGATGGCGTTGATCGATGAGTTTAACAACTCAGATGAtgtgtttgtttttgttctgACGACGAAAGTGGGTGGTTTGGGAACAAACTTGACTGGGGCGAATAGGGTCATCATCTTTGACCCGGATTGGAATCCCTCAAATGATATGCAGGCAAGGGAACGAGCTTGGCGTATAGGGCAGAAGAAGGATGTTACTGTTTACAGATTGATCACACGGGGGACGATTGAGGAGAAAGTATATCACAGAcagatatataaacattttctcACCAATAGGATCCTGAAGAATCCACAGCAGAAAAGATTCTTCAAAGCTAGGGATATGAAAGATCTTTTCATCCTGAATGATGATGGTGACAGCAACGCTTCCACGGAGACTTCTAACATCTTCAGTCAGCTGTCTGAAGATATAAACATCGTAGGAGCTCAAACAGAGAGTACAACCGATACCACTACACAACTTGATATTCACGATGCAGCGGATGAAGTCTCAGGGGAAAAAGATGCGGAAACCACTGATAGAAATGGTGAGCCAGTGGATGAAGAGACGAATATCTTGAAGAGTCTCTTCGACGCACATGGAATACAT AGTGCTGTGAACCACGACGCCATCATTAACGCAAACGACGAGGAAGAGAAGATGAGACTTGAACACCAGGCATCTCAAGTAGCACAGAGAGCCGCGGAAGCATTGCGCCAATCACGGATGCTGCGTAGCCGAGAAAGCATCTCAGTGCCCACATGGACGGGAAGATCTGGCTGTGCAGGTGCACCTTCATCTGTCCGGAGGAGATTCGGTTCAACTGTGAATTCCCGGTTAACCACAGCAGACAAATCATCAGCTGTCAAGAACGGTATCAGCGCGGGTCTATCTTCAGGCAAAGCACCGTCTTCCGCAGAGCTTCTCAGCAAAATCCGAGGGAACAGAGAACAAGCCATTGGCGTTGCCCTTGAGCATACGCAAACTCCAAAcccgtcttcttcttcgttgcAGCCCGAGGTCCTGATCCGACAGATATGCAGCTTTGTACAACGAAGAGGCGGAAGCACGGACACGAGCAGCATTGTCAACCATTTCTCGGACAGAGTCCCTGCTAAAGATGTACCGTTGTTTAAGAGTCTCTTGAAGGAGATTGCCACGCTTAGGAAGGATCCAAACGGTTCGGTGTGGGTCCTCAAATCAGAGTACAAAGACTGA
- the LOC108853626 gene encoding casein kinase 1-like protein 6 encodes MDLKMDNVIGGKFKLGRKIGGGSFGELFLGVSVQTGEEVAVKLEPAKTKHPQLHYESKIYMLLQGGTGIPSLKWFGVQGDYNAMVIDLLGPSLEDLFNYCNRKLTLKSVLMLADQLISRVEYMHSRGFLHRDIKPDNFLMGLGRKANQVYVIDFGLAKKYRDLQTHRHIPYRENKNLTGTARYASVNTHLGVEQSRRDDLESLGYVLMYFLRGSLPWQGLKAGTKKQKYDRISEKKVSTPIEVLCKSYPQEFASYFQYCRSLRFEDKPDYSYLKRLFRDLFIREGYQFDYVFDWTALKHPQSSSSSRSSSHGRHRTGKPAVAAGPSAEKPERISVGREIRDRFSGAVEAFARRNATGATPHQNQTKHRTLDDVPSPMKPSVNMVSEKGRNTSRYGSASRRAVASGSRPSSSGEQGDSRSSSRVASSGGGGRPSVFQRAQAAAGVSGYESKTASAFNRNRVAASRNARDDALRSFELLSIRK; translated from the exons ATGGACTTGAAAATGGATAATGTAATCGGTGGCAAGTTTAAGCTTGGTCGGAAGATCGGCGGTGGCTCTTTTGGAGAGCTTTTTCTTG GAGTAAGTGTGCAAACCGGAGAAGAAGTCGCTGTGAAGCTG GAGCCAGCGAAAACTAAGCATCCACAACTTCATTATGAGTCCAAGATTTACATGCTTCTACAAGGAGGAA CTGGCATCCCTAGCCTCAAGTGGTTTGGGGTTCAGGGAGACTACAATGCGATGGTCATTGATCTGCTTGGGCCGAGTTTGGAGGATTTGTTCAACTATTGTAATAGGAAGCTTACTTTGAAGTCAGTTTTGATGCTTGCGGATCAACTG ATTAGCAGAGTTGAGTATATGCATTCAAGAGGATTTCTTCACAGAGACATAAAACCAGACAATTTCTTGATGGGACTTGGTCGCAAAGCAAACCAG GTGTATGTCATTGATTTTGGCCTTGCAAAGAAGTATAGGGATCTCCAAACACATAGACACATCCCTTACAG AGAAAACAAGAACCTTACAGGCACAGCTCGGTATGCTAGCGTCAACACTCACCTTGGTGTTG AGCAAAGTCGAAGGGATGATCTGGAGTCTCTTGGTTACGTGCTCATGTATTTCCTCAGAGGAAG CCTCCCATGGCAGGGACTAAAAGCTGGAACAAAGAAGCAGAAGTATGACAGAATCAGCGAGAAGAAAGTTTCAACTCCTATAGAG GTCTTGTGCAAGTCCTATCCACAAGAATTCGCATCATACTTTCAATACTGCAGGTCCTTGCGATTCGAAGACAAACCAGACTACTCGTATCTAAAGCGGCTATTCCGAGATCTCTTTATCCGCGAAg GTTATCAGTTTGACTATGTATTTGACTGGACTGCATTGAAACACCCTCAGAGTAGTTCTAGTTCCCGGTCCAGCTCTCACGGAAGG caTCGTACCGGTAAACCAGCTGTGGCTGCAGGACCGTCTGCTGAAAAACCTGAAAGGATCTCAG TTGGGAGGGAGATCCGCGACAGATTCTCTGGTGCAGTTGAAGCATTCGCGAGAAGGAACGCTACAGGAGCCACTCCccatcaaaaccaaaccaagcATCGAACTCTTGACGATGTTCCTTCACCAATGAAACCTTCTgtg AATATGGTATCTGAGAAAGGAAGGAACACTTCCAGATACGGAAGTGCTTCGAGGAGAGCGGTGGCCTCAGGGAGTAGGCCAAGCTCATCAGGGGAACAAGGGGACAGCCGCAGCTCAAGCCGTGTGGCCTCAAGCGGTGGTGGTGGCCGACCATCTGTCTTTCAGAGAGCCCAAGCGGCAGCTGGTGTGAGTGGATACGAGTCTAAGACAGCCTCTGCCTTTAACCGAAACAGAGTGGCTGCTTCTAGGAATGCACGTGATGATGCTCTCAGAAGCTTTGAGCTTCTTTCTATCCGCAAATGA
- the LOC108855907 gene encoding long-chain-alcohol oxidase FAO4B, which yields MEEDRRSRGHPLLRSKKRQGGGGGYSHGFSQSQIQSLAVICQTLLPPPPETRAEQEAVDTFDVASRSKPPFTDEVAEMIAKNGRSEAVKVFKIILTILSYRFGTLFLCGSLCLDKNWPFVLTFSELPLDKREEILRMWSRQSGFFLPLRITFFLAKFYTLFSFFSQRDENLKNPALEAIGYSIDTTNTSKDYETPRPLEKGIIETKNETDVTIRQSLTQKGVHVAREDNDNVHRIRCDVVIVGSGSGGGVAAATLAKAGLKVLVLEKGNYFTAQDYSGLEGPSMLELYEKGGLMTTVDGKFMVLAGSTVGGGTAVNWSASIRTPDHVLQEWSEESKIEFFGSQEYQLAMDEVTRRLGVTERCVKEGLQNQVLREGCERLGLKVVSVPRNSPEDHYCGSCGYGCREGGKNGTDKTWLVDAVENGAVILTGVKAERFVFTDNTGDERKKKKKRCVGVIASSVGGKIEKKFMIEARVTVSSAGSLLTPPLMRSSGLENRNIGRNLKLHPVLMTWGYFPEENGSEFSGKMYEGGIITSVHHVHDAESGCRAILETPLEGPASYAGLSPWISGADLKERMMKYGRTAHLFALVRDYGSGEVLKENVVTYRTSKKDRENLRVGLRQALRVLVAAGAVEVGTYRSDGQRIKCEGITREAMEEFLDSVDAVGGVSTKGEHWTTYFSAHQMGSCRMGLTAEEGAVDEKGESWEAEGLFVCDGSVLPSAVGVNPMITIQSTAYCISTRIVASLTEGNN from the exons ATGGAAGAAGATAGGAGAAGTAGAGGGCATCCTCTGTTGAGATCGAAGAAGAgacaaggaggaggaggaggctaTAGCCATGGCTTCTCACAATCTCAGATTCAGTCTCTCGCCGTCATCTGTCAAACActcctccctcctcctcctgaGACCAGGGCGGAGCAAGAAGCTGTTGATACCTTCGACGTAGCCTCCCGTTCTAAGCCACCTTTCACCGATGAG GTAGCGGAGATGATAGCAAAGAATGGAAGATCAGAAGCAGTGAAGGTTTTCAAAATCATATTGACGATTCTATCATATAGATTTGGAACTTTATTCCTTTGTGGCTCTCTCTGTCTTGATAAGAACTGGCCTTTCGTCCTTACATTCTCTGAGCTTCCATTGGACAAAAGAGAAGAGATCCTGAGGATGTGGTCGAGACAGAGTGGCTTCTTCCTTCCTCTTCGAATCACTTTCTTCCTTGCAAAGTTCTAcactctcttctccttcttctcccaG AGAGATGAGAATCTGAAGAACCCTGCATTAGAAGCAATAGGGTACTCCATCGACACGACCAATACGAGCAAAGATTACGAGACGCCAAGACCTCTAGAGAAAGGGATCATTGAGACCAAGAACGAGACTGACGTTACCATCCGACAATCTCTAACACAAAAAGGTGTTCACGTCGCTAGAGAGGATAACGACAATGTCCACAGGATCAGATGCGATGTAGTTATTGTAGGCTCTGGAAGCGGAGGAGGTGTTGCAGCTGCAACACTAGCGAAAGCAGGACTCAAAGTCTTGGTTCTTGAGAAAGGAAACTACTTCACAGCTCAGGACTACTCAGGTCTAGAAGGTCCGTCTATGCTCGAGCTATACGAGAAAGGCGGGCTCATGACGACGGTCGACGGGAAGTTCATGGTCTTGGCCGGTTCAACGGTAGGTGGAGGAACAGCTGTTAACTGGTCAGCTTCTATAAGAACACCGGATCATGTTCTGCAAGAATGGTCGGAAGAGAGTAAGATCGAGTTCTTCGGTAGCCAAGAGTATCAGCTAGCGATGGATGAAGTCACTAGAAGACTCGGTGTCACGGAAAGATGCGTCAAAGAAGGGTTACAGAACCAGGTTCTGAGAGAAGGGTGCGAGAGACTAGGGTTGAAGGTAGTTTCTGTTCCAAGAAACTCACCGGAGGATCATTACTGCGGTTCTTGCGGGTACGGTTGTAGAGAAGGAGGCAAGAACGGGACGGACAAGACTTGGCTTGTTGATGCCGTGGAGAACGGTGCGGTGATCTTGACAGGCGTCAAAGCTGAGAGATTCGTTTTCACAGACAACACTGGCgatgagaggaagaagaagaagaaacgatGCGTGGGAGTGATAGCGAGCTCTGTTGGAGGAAAGATTGAGAAGAAGTTCATGATCGAAGCTAGGGTAACGGTTTCATCGGCTGGTTCGTTGTTAACACCGCCTCTGATGCGTTCAAGTGGGCTAGAGAACAGGAACATAGGGAGGAACCTGAAGCTGCACCCTGTTCTCATGACATGGGGATACTTCCCGGAGGAGAACGGTTCTGAGTTCTCTGGGAAAATGTACGAGGGAGGGATCATCACATCGGTCCATCATGTGCACGATGCTGAATCTGGTTGCAGAGCGATACTGGAGACTCCGCTAGAAGGACCAGCTTCGTACGCGGGGCTGAGCCCGTGGATTTCAGGAGCTGACCTTAAGGAGCGGATGATGAAGTACGGAAGGACAGCTCATTTGTTTGCTCTCGTTAGGGACTATGGCTCTGGTGAGGTTTTGAAGGAAAACGTGGTTACGTACAGGACAAGCAAGAAAGATAGGGAGAATCTGAGGGTAGGGCTTAGACAGGCTTTGAGGGTTTTGGTTGCAGCAGGTGCAGTTGAAGTTGGAACATATAG GAGTGATGGGCAGAGGATAAAGTGTGAAGGAATCACAAGAGAAGCCATGGAAGAGTTTCTAGACAGCGTTGATGCGGTTGGTGGTGTCAGCACAAAGGGTGAGCACTGGACGACGTACTTCTCGGCTCACCAGATGGGTAGTTGCAGGATGGGACTCACGGCGGAGGAAGGTGCGGTGGATGAGAAGGGTGAGAGCTGGGAAGCAGAGGGACTGTTTGTTTGTGATGGGAGTGTGTTGCCATCAGCTGTTGGAGTGAATCCAATGATCACCATCCAGTCTACTGCTTACTGCATCTCCACAAGGATAGTTGCATCACTGACAGAAGGCAATAACTGA
- the LOC108849981 gene encoding uncharacterized protein LOC108849981 — protein sequence MVDLTVKTTDLLWAVLRYSPTVAVQMTFVLLVIIVTMVALDTLRMCLTAIMAGNDLNPLEALSQVEEEQNYKTSEKILHDVSEIRSKISQIELDVLQIRKIISALQEKIESLESKQDSTLSELLRLSQVLSDEGNISTKIF from the exons ATGGTAGATCTTACGGTGAAGACAACGGATCTCTTATGGGCTGTCTTAAGATACTCCCCGACAGTGGCTGTACAGATGACGTTTGTCCTCTTGGTTATCATCGTGACGATGGTCGCACTAGACACTCTCCGCATGTGTTTGACCGCCATCATGGCCGGTAATGACTTGAATCCGTTAGAGGCCTTGTCTCAGGTGGAAGAAGAGCAGAATTACAAGACATCTGAAAAGATTTTACACGAT GTATCCGAGATTAGATCAAAGATTTCACAAATTGAGCTTGATGTTCTGCAAATTAGGAAAATAATTTCTGCTTTA CAAGAGAAGATTGAAAGTCTGGAAAGCAAACAA GATTCGACTCTCTCGGAACTATTGCGTCTAAGTCAAGTTTTAAGCGACGAAGGCAACATAAGcactaaaatattttag
- the LOC108851458 gene encoding auxin-responsive protein IAA11, which translates to MEGVSANVSASTLSNDEDLVVSCEDSSSPAENELELGLTLSLGRENRVAHAVDSSSSSSSSSSSSSLSSRASVTAGIKRTADSMAATSGQVVGWPPIRTYRMNSMVNQAKTLAMEDQEVNKNRTDATKMRMFVKVTMDGLPIGRKIDLNAHRCYESLSNTLEDMFLKPKTDGHLEAGVIRKILPDGSSGLVLTYEDKEGDWMLVGDVPWGMFIGSVKRLRIMKTSEATGTAQMIL; encoded by the exons ATGGAAGGCGTTTCCGCTAATGTGTCGGCATCGACCTTGTCAAACGATGAAGACCTCGTCGTCTCTTGCGAGGATTCTTCTTCTCCGGCAGAGAATGAGCTCGAGCTTGGTCTCACTTTGAGCCTAGGTCGAGAAAACAGGGTTGCTCACGCtgttgattcttcttcttcttcttcttcttcttcttcgtcgtcttCTTTGAGTAGCAGAGCTAGCGTGACTGCTGGGATCAAGAGAACAGCTGATTCGATGGCCGCTACTAGTGG GCAAGTTGTGGGGTGGCCACCGATAAGGACTTACAGAATGAACAGTATGGTTAACCAAGCCAAGACATTGGCAATGGAAGATCAAGAAGTAAACAAAAACAGAACCGATGCAACAAAGATGAGAATGTTTGTGAAGGTGACTATGGATGGTCTTCCGATTGGAAGGAAAATCGATCTGAACGCTCATAGATGCTATGAATCACTGTCCAACACTCTCGAAGATATGTTTCTGAAGCCCAAAACAGATGGTCACCTGGAAGCAGGGGTCATCAGGAAGATACTACCAGATGGGTCTTCTGGATTAGTCCTAACATATGAAGACAAGGAAGGAGATTGGATGCTTGTTGGTGATGTTCCCTGGGG GATGTTTATTGGTTCTGTCAAAAGACTCCGGATAATGAAAACATCAGAGGCTACTGGTACAG CTCAAATGATCTTATGA
- the LOC108849778 gene encoding photosystem II reaction center PSB28 protein, chloroplastic — MACVRSIGSLNSVTHSPRHVSRTSGIVMSSCSPSSFTGSPISLSRLHPPYPTTLRPRTLVPITMMVKPALQFIQGTDELTIPDVKLTRSRDGSNGMALFSFDQPSVFDSSGEVGEITGLYMIDEEGVIQSTDVNARFVNGKPEGIVAKHVMRTPKEWDRFMRFMERYSDQNGLQFVKKQ, encoded by the exons ATGGCTTGTGTTCGTTCGATAGGGTCTTTAAATTCTGTCACTCATTCTCCTCGACATGTTTCACGCACCTCAG GCATTGTCATGTCTTCATGCTCGCCCTCCTCCTTCACTGGCTCTCCCATTTCCCTCTCTCGACTCCATCCACCATATCCAACAACTCTGAGACCAAGAACTCTCGTCCCAATCACGATGATGGTCAAGCCGGCGCTCCAGTTCATCCAAGGTACCGATGAGCTGACGATTCCTGACGTTAAGCTGACTCGGTCAAGGGACGGATCTAACGGAATGGCACTATTCTCTTTCGACCAACCATCGGTTTTCGACTCGAGCGGTGAGGTCGGTGAGATAACGGGTTTGTACATGATTGATGAGGAAGGTGTGATTCAGTCGACGGATGTGAACGCTAGATTCGTGAACGGGAAACCGGAAGGCATTGTGGCGAAGCATGTGATGAGGACGCCGAAAGAATGGGACAGGTTCATGAGGTTTATGGAGAGGTATTCTGACCAGAACGGTTTACAGTTCGTTAAGAAGCAATGA
- the LOC108849490 gene encoding ammonium transporter 1 member 4, with protein MASSSTISCNATDLIPLLSGGANATAAAAAAEFICARFETVSGKFTDAGYAIDNTYLLFSAYLVFSMQLGFAMLCAGSVRAKNTMNIMLTNVIDAAAGGLFYYLFGFAFAYGAPSNGFIGRHFFGMSDFPKPTFDYPFFLYQWTFAIAAAGITSGSIAERTQFVAYLIYSSFLTGLVYPIVSHWFWSSDGWASPARSDNLLFQSGVIDFAGSGVVHMVGGIAGLWGALIEGPRIGRFDQQRSKPLTLRGHSATLVVLGTFLLWFGWYGFNPGSFAIIFKSYGTSPGSSFYGQWSAVGRTAVTTTLAGCTAALTTLFGKRLIDGYWNVTDVCNGLLGGFAAITSGCSVVEPWAAVICGFVAAWVLMGFNKLADKLRYDDPLEAAQLHGGCGAWGIIFTGLFADKTYVSEIYGGDPNRPFGLLMGGGGRLLAAHVVQIVVIMGWVSVTMGTLFFVLHKLKLLRIPSEDEVAGMDPTSHGGLAYMYTEEEIKNGIMVRGVGREEDPVHGHVGVL; from the coding sequence ATGGCGTCGTCGTCGACAATCTCCTGCAACGCCACCGACCTGATCCCACTCCTCTCCGGCGGAGCCAACGCCACCGCCGCAGCCGCCGCGGCGGAATTCATCTGCGCCAGATTCGAAACCGTCTCCGGCAAATTCACCGACGCCGGTTACGCCATCGACAACACTTACCTCCTCTTCTCGGCGTACCTAGTCTTCTCGATGCAGCTCGGCTTCGCCATGCTCTGCGCCGGATCCGTCCGCGCCAAGAACACGATGAACATAATGCTCACGAACGTCATCGACGCCGCCGCCGGAGGCCTCTTCTACTACCTCTTCGGCTTCGCCTTCGCCTACGGAGCTCCCTCCAACGGATTCATCGGAAGACACTTCTTCGGGATGAGCGATTTCCCCAAACCGACGTTCGACTATCCTTTCTTTCTTTACCAGTGGACGTTCGCCATCGCCGCCGCGGGGATCACGAGCGGATCCATCGCCGAGAGGACGCAGTTCGTTGCGTATTTGATTTATTCGTCTTTCTTAACCGGATTGGTTTACCCGATTGTTTCTCATTGGTTCTGGTCTAGCGACGGTTGGGCGTCTCCAGCGAGATCTGATAACCTTCTGTTTCAATCAGGTGTGATTGATTTCGCGGGATCTGGAGTCGTTCATATGGTTGGAGGGATCGCCGGTTTGTGGGGAGCGTTAATCGAAGGACCACGAATCGGCCGGTTTGATCAGCAGCGGAGTAAACCGCTTACGTTGCGTGGTCACAGCGCGACTTTGGTTGTGCTCGGTACGTTTTTGCTTTGGTTCGGTTGGTACGGGTTTAACCCCGGTTCGTTCGCGATTATTTTCAAATCGTACGGGACATCTCCCGGGAGCTCGTTTTACGGACAGTGGAGCGCTGTCGGAAGAACCGCTGTTACAACGACTTTAGCTGGATGTACTGCTGCGCTAACGACTCTGTTCGGGAAGAGATTGATTGATGGTTACTGGAACGTTACGGATGTGTGTAACGGTTTGCTGGGAGGTTTCGCGGCGATAACCAGCGGATGCTCGGTTGTTGAACCGTGGGCCGCGGTTATCTGCGGGTTTGTAGCGGCTTGGGTGTTAATGGGATTCAACAAGCTAGCTGATAAGCTCAGATACGATGATCCTTTAGAAGCGGCTCAGCTTCACGGTGGTTGCGGCGCTTGGGGGATTATTTTCACCGGATTGTTCGCGGATAAAACGTATGTGTCGGAGATTTACGGGGGCGATCCGAACAGACCGTTCGGGCTGTTGATGGGAGGAGGAGGGAGGTTGCTTGCGGCGCACGTCGTGCAGATTGTGGTGATCATGGGTTGGGTTAGTGTGACGATGGGGACTTTGTTTTTTGTGTTGCATAAGCTGAAACTGTTGAGGATACCGTCGGAGGATGAGGTCGCCGGGATGGATCCGACGAGTCACGGTGGGTTGGCTTATATGTATACTGAAGAAGAGATCAAGAATGGGATTATGGTTAGAGGTGTGGGTCGTGAAGAGGATCCGGTCCATGGACATGTAGGtgttctttga